A genomic segment from Hippoglossus stenolepis isolate QCI-W04-F060 chromosome 3, HSTE1.2, whole genome shotgun sequence encodes:
- the aspn gene encoding asporin: MRVFLLLCLLVVGNAKPYQPINIMDFMKNYDMMMADSSDDDHDHDDDDDDDDDGHSDEDDKDDLDDEDENCPATCHCSPRVMQCSDQGLISIPEKIPEDTVMIDLQNNDITEIKEDDFKGLHKLYGLFLINNKISKIHPKAFRNMDHLRLLYLSYNQLKEIPANLPPNVIELRFHENKITRVQKDAFKGLRKLHVLELGANPLANSGMELGAFNGLSTLYLGVAEAKLTAVPKDFPTSITEMSLDYNKIAKVEVEDFIRYKNLQRLGLGFNQIKSVENGSFDSIPNVREIHLDNNRLRKVPPGLGSLRYLQVIFLHGNKINSVGVNDFCPVTSGVKKNLYTGISLFANPVKYWDIQPATFRCVTGRRGVQLGNFRKK; this comes from the exons ATGAGGGTCTTCCTCCTGCTGTGCCTGCTGGTGGTAGGCAACGCCAAACCCTACCAGCCAATCAACATCATGGATTTCATGAAAAACTATGACATGATGATGGCTGATTCAAGTGACGACGACCACGACCACGACGAcgatgacgacgacgatgatgatggcCATAGTGACGAAGATGATAAAGACGATTTAGATGATGAAGACGAGAACTGTCCTGCTACTTGCCATTGTTCACCCAGAGTGATGCAGTGCTCCGACCAGG GTCTGATCTCCATTCCTGAGAAGATCCCTGAAGACACTGTGATGATCGACCTTCAAAACAATGATATCACTGAGATCAAGGAGGACGACTTTAAAGGCCTCCACAAACTCTAT GGCCTGTTCCTCATCAACAATAAGATCTCCAAGATTCACCCCAAGGCCTTCAGAAACATGGACCATCTCAGACTGCTGTATCTCTCCTACAACCAGCTGAAGGAGATCCCTGCGAACCTGCCTCCCAACGTCATCGAGCTCCGCTTTCACGAAAACAAGATCACCAGAGTCCAGAAGGACGCATTTAAAGGCCTGAGGAAACTCCATGTGCTGG AGCTGGGTGCCAACCCTCTGGCCAACAGTGGGATGGAGCTGGGAGCTTTTAATGGCTTGTCGACTCTGTACCTCGGAGTCGCAGAGGCCAAGCTAACTGCCGTACCCAAAG ACTTCCCGACATCTATCACAGAGATGAGCCTGGACTACAACAAGATCGCTAAGGTGGAGGTAGAAGACTTCATCAGATATAAAAACCTGCAGAG GCTAGGACTTGGTTTTAACCAGATTAAGTCTGTAGAGAATGGCAGCTTTGACAGCATCCCAAACGTCCGTGAGATCCACCTAGACAACAACCGTCTGAGGAAGGTCCCCCCCGGCCTCGGCTCCCTGCGCTACCTCCAG GTGATTTTCCTCCATGGCAACAAAATCAACAGTGTGGGAGTCAACGACTTCTGTCCCGTCACGTCCGGTGTCAAGAAGAACCTGTACACGGGCATCAGTCTGTTTGCCAACCCTGTCAAGTACTGGGACATCCAGCCGGCCACCTTCCGCTGCGTGACCGGGCGGAGGGGCGTTCAGCTCGGAAACTTCAGAAAGAAGTAG